The Elaeis guineensis isolate ETL-2024a chromosome 5, EG11, whole genome shotgun sequence DNA segment AAATTGATGTTTGAATGATCTTCTTGCTGACATGCAAACCATATTTgccttttaaaaataaacttgtaATACATTTCTCAACATACAATGCCCTTTGATGTAGGTCAGGCTGAGGACTCCCTACTTCTCATGTTGCAGAAATATGAGGGAGGGAAGAATGTTTTGTACCTTCTTAAGGAGGTTTGTGAGAACATGCTACAGATCTAAAGGTAGGTGACCCAATACCAAGATATTCATGAGGGCTCCAGTAAACAAAAAGAAGTCGTTATAGAAGATAGCATATCAGaagctttttattttttgatgaaaacatATCAGAAGCTTTAATGCCTATGTCCTATTCTGTTTGCTCATTGATTTTGAAGAAAGCCTAATATTCCATTTTTGGTATTGAGGCTTTCTGATTTGAAGGTTACGTTGCCTATGTCCTATTCTGTTTGCTCATTGATTTTGAAGAAAGCCTAATATTCCATTTTTGGTATTGAGGCTTTCTGATTTGAAGGTTACGTTGTGTTTGGGGGATCTTGTGTATTATATAGGTTATTTTATCTTGAAcatgttaatttttttaatggTAGAATATGATTTTGTTGCGCCTTTCTATTTGGAGCAGACAATCATGGAATCTAGCTTTACTGAAAATGGAAGATTGTGGCTGAAAGGGATTTAATGAGGATATGGTAAAGATAGCAGTCTTCAATCTAGGATTACAAAAGCGTGACAAATAATGACTTTGTTTCTCAAGCTACAAGTAGTTAGAATAGTAGTAGAAGAAATATACTGGGAAAGATATAAACTGCTAGGAAGGAAGTGAGCGAGGGAGGGCGAAACTGCAACTTTATGTTTACACATACTTGTttataggaatgattttagaagtGAAAGTTTAAAACTGTTTTTTAGTTGCATTAGAGGCACAATTGTATGTTAGGCATTTTGGATGAGGTGGTGGATAACTTTATTACCGGGGTACTTTCCATGTCCAGGCCAATCACTTATCTGAACTGTAAATAACTGTAGCAAATAAATGTTCTGTTTCCTATTGTACATGCTACATGGTTAGGAAAATATGACCTTCAGAGGGACATTATggctttttgatgaatttttgcactacccttctttttttttttttccccgtgAATGTAGCATATTCACTAAAAAAGATCTAGGGTTTATAACAAGGTTTGCATCTTGGTAGAGATCTCAACCCAAATATTGGTTTTGTATTTAGGGCACTGACCTGTTTGGGAAACAGGGGTCTGTATTTACTCAGCTAGTGCAAACCATGAGTTCCTGCTACATTGGCTGGTCCAATACACATATATTGGCCAGGATATTTATTAAATGCTTATTGGCCTAATATggtcttttaattaggtttagcgAGTCCTTGTGATCGGGAAGGAGATCAGAATTTCTCAAGGGTAATcgaaggggagggtgtgaggcaaAGAGGGCTTTTGCAAAGGTTGGCAAGTCATTGTACTTGGACCATGAGAGGAGCACCTCAGCTGCAAAGAAATAGAAATAAGGGCAAGCCCCATCTTCCAAGAGGTTGGTTAAGGTCTTGTGGTTGTTGGTGATGTTGACCAAGGGTATGAATCAGCCACAACCTTGCAAGAAGAGGGCTAATGGCAAGAGGGATCTATGATGGAAGGTGCCTGCAATGACGATGGAAGTTGATGATATGTCATGGCCAAGCAAGGAGGGGAGCTGAGGGTGAGGTGGATCTGTGTAAAGCCTTAGCTATGTAATGGAGGGATCTACTGTGTTTGAGCTGGTAGTGGATATCAGAGGAGGGAATGGATATCAGAGGAGGGAAGAGAAGGGTGAGAGACGATCACACAATTATATGTATTTTTATTTGTTGCTGACCATTACTGAATTATGTGTATTAAAGAATGTTTGTTCGATTTTCCTACATCTTGGTCCTCGAATATTGGCCAGGATATCCTCTAACCTCAACATTTAGGAAAATGCTCAATCTTCCATCAAGGCTGAGGTCAACAAATGTCCTGCTTTATCTCAGCTCGGAGAAGAGTTGAGGGGTGAGAGGGGATCGGATAATCTCATGGTATTTTATTTGCTACTCAGCATTATTTACTTTAGTGTATTAAAGGATGTTGTCCAATTTTCCTACAGCTTGGTCCTCTAGTATTGGCCATGATATCCTCTAATTTCAAACTTCAAAAAAATGCTTAATGTTCTGTAAAGGCTCAGGTTAACCAATGTCCTGCTTTATCTTAGTATTGCTACCCCACTGAAATGACTAAGATATCGGAAATTTCAAACCTTGATTCACAATGAGATGATATGTTTTCTGCAAGTTAATTAGTTTGATGAGAAAAGCATTTGACAATACAAAAGCCTTGAGTTGGCAAAAGTACTTGGTGGCTTCTAAAGCTGACCCTTGGAAAAAAAGCTTGATGATTATGATTATGACTTGGTGGCTGCTAAAACCTTGGCACATACAAAAGATTTTCATTTTTCCTTTCAGTGACTCTACAACTATTTGAGGAACATTAAATCTGTATTGAGACATAGCAATGAAATTTTGCTACCGAAGATTAACTTGGCAATTACTGTGCTGCTGAGTGATAATGTCCAGTGTTGGAGAATTGGATTTAACAAAAATATCAGGTTGTTAGCAACATAATCCTTCAAATGCCTTTAGTAAAGGTTGAGCATTTATAAAGTTCTTGTGGTAGAAACCCTTGGCACCTTTCTGGATAGCCCAGGTGGTTCTTAGTGTTGTTAGTGATCAACTTAGACTGCCcaaagtaaaatataaatttagttgcTCACAAGTAGATTATCCAGTTTGATTTATATGCTGCTAAAAAGGAAATTTTTAAAAGCAAAATTGAGAAAGAGAAcaacaagaagaggaagaagagaaaagaaaactaATGAAAGAAAAGATGCTAAAGAACCTTGATTCAAACTTGCAGTTGGTCGGTAATAATAGTTGCAGCCAGTAGGTGATAAGATAGAATTTAATGCACCCAAAAATATCCATACAAGGATATTCTCGAGAATTCTTTGGAATGCAATCAATGGCTCCTTTTTGGTGTTTTGCAAGTAATGTAAAGGAAAATTTTGATAGTAGAGATAGTTGATAATAAGAAAGTAACATCATGGTTTAATGCTTCTTAAATTTGCTAGGTCACGTGCCAGCCCATTTTTGGGTAGGCCTTGCTTGATTAGTGAGGGAGTGGAACTCAAGGGAGCTTTTCGAGCTATGAAACAACAAGAATGAGCAAGCTCAAGCAGGAAATGGTTTCAGCTCAAAtagtttgaaaatttattttgatatgtaATATTATACATACTATatacaaatataatataatataatatatccctTTAGTAAGATAATATTACACatactatatataaatataatataatgtaatatatccttttaataaaataatattttatggattttgtgttgaagaggttttgATCTGTTAGACCTTAAATCTAATGTTTGAACTATTTGCTTATTACATAGCCATTGGATTAAAATCCGATGGTCGATTTTTATACTGCAGCAATAGTATGTAACATGAGAACCAAGAAGTCCTCCACCAAGGTTTTCATCTCTGCTGAGATCTTATTTTGTATCAATATTGGGCATCTCTTGGTAGTATATATAAAAACTGCTTCCCTGTTATCTCGGCCAATACAAAATGATAAAATCGGAGATATCAACCGACACAATATATTCATGTcatccgattttttttttttttgattgctcTGTTacttgaatatttttaaattaataattctCTGAATTATGCTTAAATATAGTTCTTAATTTtggatttattattatattaatcaAGATTTCAATATCTCAGTCCAAAATTATCAGCTGAGATCTCCAAAAATTTTGGTTCCCTCTATTTTTCCTAGATACTATATTGGTTGAGATAAAGTGATAAACTAGAATCTCTGTTTATCTTGGTTTATCGCAATCTCAGCTACTCACCGAGATAATTGGGATAtcgagatttaaaaccttgtcTTCCACTCCCACCACTTTTCTCAATCCCTTTTTCTTCTCCCGCTAACTAGGTGTCCACCATCTCCACCATGGTCTCCACCATCCTCTCTCAACATCTCTCGAGTCCAGATTCTTCCTCCACCTTTCACTCCTATGATGACTTCCTCGAGCACCAGTGGCTTCTTCAGCAATCATGGCTTCCTGCACACCCACCTTTATCCAATGCTGCCGTGCTTGCCATGCCTCTACCGTTGCCTCCACCCTGCAGTACTCACCATTGCCAATGGGATTTTGAGTTAGGTTGAGGGTTTGATTTgaaggaggtggtggtggtggtggctcATGAGGAGGGTGTGTTATAGGAGGCGGACCCTCTTCACTCTCAAGTGGCGCTGCTGTGATTCATTGCCCCACCTTTCCATTCTTGCTGTTTCCATCTTTTCTCTTCACTGGTCCCTATGCTCCCACCATCTGATCACGAGCATAGACAAACTGGAAGAACTTGAGTTCAGATTGATTTTTGTTTTTGAGTTGAAGCTAACTGAGCTTGAGCTGGCTCAACATTTAGACCAAGCTAGAGCTGGGCTCTCTTATCTCGACTCGAGCTTGAGGGAAGCTCGAGTTTGGCTCCAAGTTATTTGAACGGTGAGTGTCGATGCTCACTGTTTATAGCTTCGAGCTGAGCTCAAACAGAGCCCAGCTTGCTTGTGCTCAGCTCTTTTCCACCTCTAGTGGTTACCTGTAATGATCTCATGCATGGAATACCTTAGTCACCTTCAGTAGGGTATAGTATGATGCTTGTTGATGTGCCCTTCTAAGATTCCAGTCTTCCTTGGGAAAACAATGGAACCAGAAGGTAGGAAAAGAAGATGCCACATCCTTACCATAGTATTAGATGTGTTCTTTCTGGGGCTTTGGTGTAAGTGAAACAATCGCATCATTAGAAGATAGAAAATGATGTTTATGGCATGTAATTTCCATTGAAGTAAAAAAGGATTAGATGCTTAATATTTTAGAAGCTAATTGCAGGTCATAAGTCTTCTTGCCTGGAATGTGATGATTGCTGCCCCACTCACAAGCTgttctactaatttttttttaatattttttgggGTTAGCAAAATGTCTTGTAATCTGCCACTGGAACCTGCATGATTGTAAGAATGTTATATTTCACATCCTGTCATTTTGCACCAATTTTTAGCTTATTATGTTCGTAGAATTTGAAATAAAACAACTTGCATGTTCTAATTTAAGGAAAAAAAGTAATCATGTCCTTTCATTATGATAACCTTGGGAGTTATCTCCACATGATACCTTTCAAGGACAAGGTAATCTGTCCTTGTGGCAATAAGGGATCTAAGAGCATCATATAATAACACCAGCCAAAGCAATGGAGCATCAGAAATGCTTCTGCATAAATTGTCAGTTGTCAATTTGCTATCCCATGGGAACCACACATTTGCCTGTAGTTTTGGTCTCTCTTTAGCTCATAGACAAACTTACTGAATTGGTTTTGCTCACAAGTTAAACTACCATCATTTGGCAGTTATTTTCTACCCTGCTCAATGGCAGCTGATGAGTAAAATTCATTTTGTTTTTTGTGCAGGTTGGGTATGCAGAGAAGATCGCCAATGTGTGGGCTAAGGAAGCAGAAGAAACTAGCAGATATgcaaaggagagcaattaaattCAGAATGTGTAAAAATTTCAGCTTTTTAGCCTTTTACCCCCTTATACATGCTTGTGCATTAATTTTTAGAAACCAATGACCCAATAATAAGCATAATTCAGTGGAGTTTATTGATGGAATTTTAGGATGTCTTTTTTTGCACTTCAGTTAGCACAATTTTGAGTCTGCTTATGGCCTGTTGTCTTGGATTGCTCTATAGTTCCGAAGATTGGAAGTGATTTTATTGCTCTAGTTTGCAATATTGGCAACGCAGGGCAGCATTTGTCGTCTTTTTGATATCATCTCATGGTGGTGGATATCTACCGTGTGTGGATGCTTTATCGTCTCAGATCTTGTAGTGGTTGACCATGCACTGCCAGTGAGCGGATTCTCTTTGTTCTTACTCTTTGTCCAAGGGAACAAGTATGTGATAGAGTCGGCGTGAATGATGGTGACAAGACCCCATTTACTCCCTATTCTGCACTGTATCTAAAGAACATGGAGGTCTCGCTCATGATCTCATTCAGCATGTGTAAAGATCCTTCCAGGTCTAAATGCCAAACCCAGGTCTTTAGCTTGTTGCATTTGCCAAACTGGAAACTCACCAGGTCAGCAGACAAGGCAGCGGAAGAAACACACAGCTTAATTGCCTCAGACCACGCAAAGCCTATTTGTCAAGATTGatgaacaaaaaattaaaaaaaaaaaaaaaattaaaagagatcCAAAGTACACAGACAAATGCTGGAGTGAGCAAGCCGCTCGATATTATCTTCCTGAAGACCGTCGTAAAGTTTATAATATGCCTTATTTTCAGACATCATTATATGGTGGGGAAGAAGTCGTGGCCTTCTGATTATGATTGATCGTCGGGGCCAATGAGGAATGGCTTAAGCGAACAAGTTTCTTTGTTAAACCGGAAGCCTTCAGTTACTGAAGGCACCAACTGCCTGGATTAGCTGAGGTAAGCTCCAAAGACTGAACTCACATTGGATAAATTTAAGTTACATTGGATTAAATGATTAATTAGTGTGTGGGTGCAGACACCACTTGAGCATGGGCATCATAAGCACCGAACTCCTGTCATGGCAGTAGAATATAATCACCAAATTATCATCAACATAGCATCAAATATAACTTAAACACACTTTTCCTTTAATTTAATCATCTCCTATCGGAAAGTACATTCTCGTGCATAAAGAAAGCTAGATAGATACCAAAAtagaattagaaaaaaaaaaaaatcataacgtGACAAATAATTCTATTTACAGACCACAAAGATGAACCTAAATATTGCTTAATCATCAAAACTCAAATGAATAAAAGAATTCTCCAGTCTCTACTGGATTCTCTCATTATCGATCAATCATTGCTTGTTGGTGCGGCAGCAGAAGCAATAGAACCACCGTCATCGGTGGAGCCTGCCAAACCAGCAGCCATATCAGGCTTGATCTCCTCCAGTTGCTGCAGGACTTGCTGAGCCTCAGGCCGGGCCACTGGCGAGGGATCCACACAATGCAGGGCTAACTTTAAGGTGTTCAGCAATTCATCCCCCATCACCCCCGTTGCATCTCTAATCAGCTCCAGGTCGAACACCTCGTTAGTCCATTCCTCCTTCACTATAGAAGCTACCCATTGAGGCAACTCCATGCCATTCATCGATTCCCCTGGTGATTTCCCTGTTAGGAGCTCGAGTATGATCACACCAAGGCTATAAACATCAGTCCTTGTATTGGCCTTCTTGAGCTTTGAGAGCTCCGGTGCACGGTACCCAAGCGCGCCGGCGGTGGCAATCACATTGGAGTTGGCAGCCGTGGTCATGAGGCGGGAGAGGCCATAGTCAGCAATTTTAGCATTGTTATTCTCATCTAGTAGAATATTGCTGCTGGTCAGGTTTCCATGGATCATATTCATGTCATTGTGAAGGTAGCTTAGGCCTCGAGTCACTCCCTTCGCTATGTTCATCCTTGTAGGCCAGTCTATAGGGGTGTCCGGTCCGCGAGCTGTGTCCAGAAACACAAGATGAAGACTGATCAGTTATTGTCATTAAGAACAAATTTTCagttgtagagtatcttaaagaagtcaaaaatccaaaatcaaaGAGCTTAGAAGGGTTCTCCATGGAATGCACTGCAGTTAATTAAGAAGTGCCATTGCTGAAGATCACTAGACTGGCTAAACAGGATATGTGAACATAAAACATGAGTTGGTTTGGTCATCTTGCCATCAAAAGGAAAGGTTTCTCATGGGCATTAAGTTAAAAAAGCTAACTGAAAATAGAAACATTAATTTCAGTCAATGACAGAGAAAAAACTACAGGCAAAATTCTCAGTTAAGATCATACCGTGTAAAAATGCTGCAAGGCTCCCCTTGGGCATGAATTCAAAGACGAGCAGCTTCTCCCCTTTGGGTCCCAAGTAAAACGCTTGAAGTGCCAATAGATTTGGATGTCGGATCTTCCCCAGCACAGAAACTTCCGTCTCAAACTCCCTCTGGCTCTTTGTGATCTTCTCTCTGAGTCTCTTCACTGCAACTTGGTTCCCATCCTCCAGTGTGGCCTTGTACACAGTCCCATACGTGCTCTTCCCCATGATCTCCGCCGTCGCACACAAGAGATCATCGGCTGTGAACGCCAACGGCCCGTCGAAGTGGACCAGCTTCCCTCCAGTGTCCCCACCTGACTCCACTTCAGTTCCTGCAGCAGGCGCCGGCTTCTCGCCTCTCGCAGCAGCACCAGCAGCTTTGCTCTTTTGACTCAAAGTAGTCCTTTTCCTAAGCAAACAGCAGAGCAGAACACAGCAGAGTAAAAGTAGGAGTGCAAGCACTCCTCCAGCAGCTATGAGAATAATGTCCTTAGTGCTCAGTTTTCGTCGGCCGGTTGTTGTGGGACTAATAGTAGGTGCAAGGCTTGGAGAAGGGGACGAAGGACAGGGGACTGATACACTATAACCACAAAGCTGAATGTTTCCTCTGAAAGAGCTGGAATTGAACTTCTCCGAGAGAAGAAGAGGTACTGAACCTGATAGATTATTATTAGAAACATTGAAGGAAGTGAGCTTGGTAAGATGGTCCAAAGAGCCTGGGATTTCTCCGGTGAGATTGTTATCAGACAAGTCCAACTGTGATAGGCTGGAAATGTTTCCTAGTGTTGCCGGGATCTCCCCATGGAATTGATTCCTCTTTAGTGATAGAATAGAGAGACTCTTAAGCCCATCGATGGTTTCTGGGATCCGGCTCTGAATGTGGTTTCCCTCAAGGTCTAAACGGACTAATGACAAGGAGTCAGACAAAGAAGCAGGAAAGCTACCACCGATGGAATTACCGGAGATATCGAAGGTTTGGAGCATGGGAAGCCTCCCGATCCCTTCAGGTATGCTACCACTGAGTTGATTGTTATTAATTGAAATCTCTTTCAGCATTCGTAGCCTACCGAGGGAGGATGGAATGTTTCCGGTAATGGAGTTGTGATCAAGATTCAGAGTCTGAAGCTGATAGACTTCACTTCTATTTCTTGTTACTCCCCAGGTATCAGGAATGGAACCAGACAGGTTATTGTGCTGAAGTGAGAGAAAAGTGAGAGAAGGGGAGCGAGTGATACCGACCGGGATATTGCCGGAGAGGCTGTTATAGCTAAGGTTGAGCCTATAGAGCTTAGTAGAGTTGGCAATGGAGGAGGGAATGCTTCCTATGAGAGAATTGTTACTAAGGTCAAAGGTCTGAAGCATGATGCAGTTACCGATAGATGGTGGGATGGCACCCGAGAACCGATTGTTGAAGAGATGGAGCCCTCTGAGATCAGGAAGGAACTGGACACTTGAAGGAATCTGACCTCCAATGGAATTGTCATGGAGGCTGAGCTTCCTCAAGGCGGTGAGTTGGCCGAGCTTCTCAGTGATGTGCCCGCCAAGCCCCCGCCATGGGAGCTGAATCGCAATGACCTTCCCCTTGGCGCACTTGATCCCCGCCCACGAGCCAGAGCATGCCCCGAGGCCGGTGTCGTTCCAGCTCCTGAGGAATCCCCTGGGATCATCCAATGCATGCTTGAAAGCTTGCAGGCCTTGGTAATCCGACTGGGCTATGATCACCCCGTCCCAAGCCTTACTCGACGGCAAGCTAAGGAGCAGCATCAAGAACAGAGAGCAAAGGGATGCCGAGAGCCGGTCTCCTACTCCAAAATGCCAAAAGGTGCATCTAATCGAGctctttttcttcaattttttaggtAGAAGCTGCGAGAGATTGGAAGGATACAGGCCGACTCCATCAGAGAACTGATGGGATTCCTCCATGGCAGTGGAAAAGGTCGGGCAGTGCCGAGAGGGAGAAGATAGAGTTGGGAGAGGAATTTGTAAGGGTGAAGATAGATTGCGATCTTTGGAAAGGAGACGGGTCTTATTTTGGTGGGGATAAGAACTGGATCACGAGGACTTTAGAGacctaacggctagtttttcctCGTTTATAAACGGGGGACTGGGGGAGTGCTGGAAAACATTGCGAGTCTTCTAAGAGCCGAGCTAACGGCTAGTTTTCCAACGGGTCCCAGCTCGCGGTCCCCATCGTCGATGGGACCCGACATTAATACGGCTCTTACTTAGTTCTTTAATTACGCTAGCGTGACGAAAGGCCGTAAGAATTTAGATTCCATTTACCGCTCTCTCTTTGGTCCGGGTCGTACGAGGAAAAATCACTGTCATTTTTTACTTTCTGTTTTTTCTCTTGGTGATGTTTTTCTTGTTCCAATGGTAGGATTCGTCGAGCTTTTGTTGATCCATGGGCCTGATGAGGGTCTTCCATTGTCATCTAACCATGCGATCGTTTTGGGGATGTGCGCGTGGGCCAACTTGTAGGAGATCTATCGAAGTTGGAGCTGGTTTTGGTCGATGATGCATGCGGTCGCTGTAGATTCTTGTATATTACCAAGATTCCATTgccgttgttgttgttttttttttttttttaaccgctTCCCGAGTGGATAACCACAGTTGAGCTCCGATGGATCCATGCTTCCATGGAGGAGCCTGGGATGGATCCCACGAAATTTCTTCGGAGCATTGGCTCTGTGGCGCAGCAGTTTGTGTTGGCTTCAGTGGGACGATTCCAAATGGTGCATGGACCAGCAGATGGTGATGTGTTTGAGAGGCAACCGTTACCTTTGTCGTCTACTTCATTTCCTCCTCTCAATCTATAAATGGTTCCGTGCAAATGTTCTAGCAACCTAACGTTGGTCTAGTATCGCATTTTAGAAGGAACCCTGTGTAAGTTGTTGATTGGCGGAAGGCTGATGGTGGCACGAACTCTTTGCTAGAAAAGGTATTGCATTTCAATAAAGATAGTTTTAAGCAAACCGATCAAAGAGATAGAAGATAGTTTAAGCAAAGGCAGCTTAAAGATGCCCCATTGTTGTTCCTACGGGCCTGCGTCACAGTAGAAGGAGGTGTAGCTCTACATAAACCCctctttaaataaaaaaaaaaaaaaaagattaaaagagCAAAGTGGGGCTTTGTGTTGTTTGGTTCAAACTGAGAGACTTTCATCTCAATTTGATGCGGTACAAAGTTTGACGCAAAATGAACAATACCCAGGGACCAGCAtcaaatatctatatttataaattactattttttaaatataattatcaataaaaaatatattttatttatctattttgtcAGAAAAGCATTTCATATTATGAAGATTGCACTTCGATCTTCCACTTGTTTTGAGAGCAGCAGATTCTTGACGAGAGATCAGCTCATGTTAAATTGAAGTTGGGTCCACACACAATGCAATTCAACACTTCACTAGACCTACCTAAATGCACCAACTTTCTTTGcacatactaattttttttaattcccgAACTGGAGTTTATGATCGCTCATCTTTCTTTTCAAGGACCAATTTGCGAGTCCGCTTTTGGAGCTCGTCTAACATGTTGTTACTTAGGAGCTACCGAACCATGTTGAATATTGGGTAAATGAGCTATACAAACATGGCAGCACAAGCATTACCATTTACCACTTGCGTCCGCAGGTGAAGTGAATCCGGTGGAGCGAACGACGAGTCCTGCAACGGAAATCTATGGACTCCCACATCTTCGTTTCGTCACTCCAATAAAGATTCATATGGAGAACTGTTCGGGGGCAAAGCATGCCATGGCTGCTATCATCTTCTATCAAATCAAGTTCTTTCTAGACTCCCTTTTGAGGTTGGTACTAGTGCTTCTCGGTACCTAAATGAACCACCACACAAACTAATGTCGTCCATAGTGTGAACCTCCCCAGTTGTTCCATTAGCTGAGATGTCATTTCAGACAATGTGAAGCTTTATAAAATATTCCCTACCCGTGAACAATCAATCATTCAGTGTTCAAAATGATAACAGTAGAGTTCAAGTGACACGATCTGTAGCTTTTTTTCCCAACGGAGAACCCTTGGGTCCTCTCTCAACAGAGTCCACTTACTCCGTGACCACCACGCTCTATCCTATCAAATATGGACTTACTTTTGCAGCATCAAACTAGGAATGATTAAAGACACCAACCATCCCATAAGAAACACCAACTTTCCCACTCTACACTAGAATTTGGATTCCTGTCTGAGTCAGCAAACAAGTTCGATCTTGAGATTTTTGCATACATATCCTTTGAAAGTAGAATACTAAATATAAAGAAATAACAAGTTTTCAACAACCAAATACTTTTCACGACTCATAAGCAAATCGCAgaccacattaaaaaaaaaaggaaaaaaaaaaaaaagcaatataGACATCACTAATCTCCCGAGAAACTTACAAAAAATATGATGTCTGTGAGATGAAATCATGGAAGGAAAAGTGTTCAAACTATTGACCTCATCAAAAGATAGTCCTACAAAGCATTATAGGCTCTGCACTGTCATTTACACTGTTCATCCAGAACCCCTAGGTCGTGGTAAACAATTTCCAGGCCAACGAAGGCTTGCCCCACAATTGGAGTTTTGTTATCACTTTCATGTTTTTCTATTTTCTGGAACAGAAATATCCTTTTCCCATTTTCAgaaacagaaaaataaatttcatttcTATTCTTTACAAattacaaaatttaaaaaatacaaacatgtttgtcataatcaattttttttaaaaaaaatatagggtaaaaagtaaaaaaaaaatcttgcattTTATTCTATTTTGCAAATACCCCTTGCATCTTCAAATTCAGCAATGTCAATCTTATATTTATCAAATTATTGCAATACAccccatcaacctctcaagttggGTTTGAGCTCATCGCCGACACTTATGTGGCAAGTTAAGAAATGTcttgatatggcatggtaagtaAAGAGCCACAGTGGCACTGAGGAGGGCCACGGTGACGTACTCCTCATCTTTGAAGTTGTTGTAGATGAGGAACGCCTTGGGGTTACCCTGCATGAGACAGCTTATGGTGAGGAGTTTCAGCTTGGATCTGGCCTTGAGGCTGAAGTGTAAGGGGGTGCCAAACACAATGATGTCCTCCACGATGAGCCGATCCTGATTGCACTTGATTGGTTAGATGCTCTAATAGTGGGTGCTGTAGCCAGAGTACTGGATGGCGAAGGCAAAGGTGGAGTGCAGGGACTTGAGGCGATGGCATAGGACGTTGGGGAGGCAGACGATGAGGGGGAGTTGGAGGCTGAGGTTGTTGGCAGATTTCACATTGGAGGCCTTTTGGATGACCTTCATCAAATCAATCTCCTGGTGGGGGAGGGCGGTGGGGCCGTATGATCAGATGGTGATGTTGCTGGCAGCATTCACAGAGAAGCAAGGGGCGTCCCAGCCATCGATCTTGTAGAGGGCCGCAGAAAGAT contains these protein-coding regions:
- the LOC105046188 gene encoding probable leucine-rich repeat receptor-like protein kinase IMK3 — its product is MEESHQFSDGVGLYPSNLSQLLPKKLKKKSSIRCTFWHFGVGDRLSASLCSLFLMLLLSLPSSKAWDGVIIAQSDYQGLQAFKHALDDPRGFLRSWNDTGLGACSGSWAGIKCAKGKVIAIQLPWRGLGGHITEKLGQLTALRKLSLHDNSIGGQIPSSVQFLPDLRGLHLFNNRFSGAIPPSIGNCIMLQTFDLSNNSLIGSIPSSIANSTKLYRLNLSYNSLSGNIPVGITRSPSLTFLSLQHNNLSGSIPDTWGVTRNRSEVYQLQTLNLDHNSITGNIPSSLGRLRMLKEISINNNQLSGSIPEGIGRLPMLQTFDISGNSIGGSFPASLSDSLSLVRLDLEGNHIQSRIPETIDGLKSLSILSLKRNQFHGEIPATLGNISSLSQLDLSDNNLTGEIPGSLDHLTKLTSFNVSNNNLSGSVPLLLSEKFNSSSFRGNIQLCGYSVSVPCPSSPSPSLAPTISPTTTGRRKLSTKDIILIAAGGVLALLLLLCCVLLCCLLRKRTTLSQKSKAAGAAARGEKPAPAAGTEVESGGDTGGKLVHFDGPLAFTADDLLCATAEIMGKSTYGTVYKATLEDGNQVAVKRLREKITKSQREFETEVSVLGKIRHPNLLALQAFYLGPKGEKLLVFEFMPKGSLAAFLHARGPDTPIDWPTRMNIAKGVTRGLSYLHNDMNMIHGNLTSSNILLDENNNAKIADYGLSRLMTTAANSNVIATAGALGYRAPELSKLKKANTRTDVYSLGVIILELLTGKSPGESMNGMELPQWVASIVKEEWTNEVFDLELIRDATGVMGDELLNTLKLALHCVDPSPVARPEAQQVLQQLEEIKPDMAAGLAGSTDDGGSIASAAAPTSND